One Corvus moneduloides isolate bCorMon1 chromosome 24, bCorMon1.pri, whole genome shotgun sequence DNA segment encodes these proteins:
- the RAB44 gene encoding ras-related protein Rab-44 isoform X1, giving the protein MQAQEEAESLDTTEDQSRGANVQLIAEGDELKSASGESTEAQWQALKQTDSLGTEQGGSVDPDVQPLDQVDKAELVEVEAEDSCTDTQLCGGLSPESPQGEGDRAAVQLRDGAADWGQVQSGRELVQELVPHPSGVTMRQRRGTDAGVQPVEEVVILPTVGDQSSGANVQLVAEGDELRLTLGGSTEADLQLLGEVGSPGTEQGGRLDPDEQPLDQEDKAELVEVEAEDAQADLQLCGGLSSGVPQGGEIGTNVRIEEEEDGAQGKGEDGLPHEPVLDLQRSGVEHSEGADENMQAQEEAESVDTTEDQSRGANVQLVAEGDELKSASGESTEAQWQALKQTDSLGTEQGGSVDPDVQPLDQVDKAELVEVEAEDPCTDTQLCGGLSPESPQGEGDRAAVQLRDGAADWGQVQSGRELVQELVPHPSGVTMRQRRGTDAGVQPVEEVVILPTVGDQSSGANVQLVAEGDELRLTLGGSTEADLQLLGEAESPGTEQGGRLDPDEQPLDQEDKAELVEVEAEDAQADLQLCGGPSSGAPWGGEGGGAVQIEEDEEEDVAQEQGEHGLPHEPEPHPSGVTLGQGEGAGAGLQPGEEAESLGSVEHQSSGANVQLVAEAQVQREHGLPQESALDPAGERGKQGRGAGAGVQPQEAAESLDTLEAQSTGADVQLFTEQHESKAGSGGSTEADLTPLSVAGMWEGEQSWTPGLEAGLGASPTANLQEGAAAAYVPPPTEPALCPEPVTAAEGPALQAKPGTYVGPEGQILESQELLQGERAPAEEKPLDGAHGLEVAQGERLEAGARNVVKTQGLGLNQGHDDAVPALASLFSEVPLQINTLKLETMMQEDVLIPDVWRLCAPGQATPRELQEQVSAQGHEGRLHTVAPRPEGETEPAMEPEHRAARPAEPPKQEVSPASTLHVTVPPEDAGSDQLGMVLRDNSLGQGQLLGEQSKDLSVDQQEEMQEFGQKVSQEGEPSLGAVTAGGAGGPRSCPKAPLDPDHLYNVLFVGDSHVGKTSFLYRLHADTFNPHLAATVGLDYQIKNLVVDNKRFALRLWDSAGQERYHSMTKQFFRKADGVVLMYDITSEYSFSDVRYWLSCIQEAAEDGVAVLLLGNKTDCAAQRQVPTKEGECLAKEHQLMFYECSAASGHNVFESMVSFVRLLKAREDELKNKAEEVPKAPQKKKGCCW; this is encoded by the exons ATGCAAGCACAGGAAGAGGCTGAAAGCCTGGACACTACTGAGGACCAGAGCCGTGGTGCCAATGTGCAGCTGATTGCAGAGGGGGATGAACTCAAATCAGCCTCAGGAGAAAGCACAGAGGCACAGTGGCAGGCCTTAAAGCAGACTGACtccctgggaacagagcagggagggagtgTGGATCCAGATGTGCAGCCCCTGGATCAGGTGGATAAAGCAGAGTTAGTGGAAGTGGAGGCAGAGGACTCCTGCACAGACACTCAGCTGTGTGGGGGTCTCAGCCCAGAAAGCCCCCAGGGAGAGGGGGACCgtgcagctgtgcagctcagggatggggctgcagaCTGGGGACAGGTACAGAGTGGGCGTGAGCTGGTGCAGGAGCTTGTGCCTCACCCCTCTGGAGTGACCATGAGACAGAGAAGGGGGACAGATGCAGGTGTGCAGCCAGTGGAGGAGGTGGTAATCCTGCCCACAGTGGGAGATCAGAGCAGTGGTGCCAATGTGCAGCTGGTTGCAGAGGGGGATGAGCTCAGACTGAccctgggagggagcacagaggcagatctgcagctcctgggtgaGGTTGGATCCCCAggaacagagcagggagggagactGGATCCAGATGAGCAGCCCCTGGATCAGGAGGATAAAGCAGAGTTAGTGGAAGTGGAGGCAGAGGATGCCCAGGCAGATCTGCAGCTGTGTGGGGGACTCAGCTCAGGAGTTCCACAGGGAGGAGAAATTGGAACAAATGTTCGGAtcgaggaggaggaggatggggcaCAAGGAAAGGGTGAGGATGGGCTGCCACACGAGCCTGTGCTTGATCTGCAGAGATCAGGAGTTGAGCACAGTGAAGGAGCTGATGAAAACATGCAAGCACAGGAAGAGGCTGAAAGCGTGGACACTACTGAGGATCAGAGCCGTGGTGCCAATGTGCAGCTGGTTGCAGAGGGGGATGAACTCAAATCAGCCTCAGGAGAAAGCACAGAGGCACAGTGGCAGGCCTTAAAGCAGACTGACtccctgggaacagagcagggagggagtgTGGATCCAGATGTGCAGCCCCTGGATCAGGTGGATAAAGCAGAGTTAGTGGAAGTGGAGGCAGAGGACCCCTGCACAGACACTCAGCTGTGTGGGGGTCTCAGCCCAGAAAGCCCCCAGGGAGAGGGGGACCgtgcagctgtgcagctcagggatggggctgcagaCTGGGGACAGGTACAGAGTGGGCGTGAGCTGGTGCAGGAGCTTGTGCCTCACCCCTCTGGAGTGACCATGAGACAGAGAAGGGGGACAGATGCAGGTGTGCAGCCAGTGGAGGAGGTGGTAATCCTGCCCACAGTGGGAGATCAGAGCAGTGGTGCCAATGTGCAGCTGGTTGCAGAGGGGGATGAGCTCAGACTGAccctgggagggagcacagaggcagatctgcagctcctgggtgaGGCTGAATccccagggacagagcagggagggagactGGATCCAGATGAGCAGCCCCTGGATCAGGAGGATAAAGCAGAGTTAGTGGAAGTGGAGGCAGAGGATGCCCAGGCAGATCTGCAGCTGTGTGGGGGACCCAGCTCAGGGGCTCcatggggaggggagggtggaGGAGCTGTTCAGATtgaggaggatgaagaagagGACGTGGCACAAGAGCAAGGTGAGCATGGGCTGCCACACGAGCCAGAGCCTCATCCCAGTGGGGTGACCTTGGGTCAGGGAGAGGGGGCTGGTGCAGGTCTACAACCAGGGGAAGAGGCTGAAAGCCTGGGCAGTGTTGAGCACCAGAGCAGTGGTGCCAATGTGCAGCTGGTTGCAGAAGCACAAGTGCAAAGAGAGCACGGTCTGCCACAGGAGTCTGCGCTTGATCCAGCAGGAGAACGAGGCAAACAGGGACGGGGGGCTGGTGCAGGAGTACAACCACAGGAGGCGGCTGAAAGCCTGGACACACTGGAGGCCCAGAGCACTGGTGCTGATGTGCAGCTGTTCACAGAACAGCACGAGTCCAAAGCAGGCTCAGGAGGGAGCACAGAGGCAGATCTGACACCTCTGAGTGTAGCTGGGATGTGGgaaggggagcagagctggactcCAGGTTTGGAGGCAGGTCTGGGTGCATCTCCCACTGCAAAcctgcaggaaggagctgctgctgcatatGTGCCCCCTCCAACTGAGCCTGCTTTGTGTCCTGAgcctgtcactgctgcagagggCCCTGCTCTCCAAGCAAAACCGGGAACATATGTTGGTCCTGAGGGGCAGATTCTGGAGTCACAGGAATTATTGCAGGGAGAGAGGGctcctgcagaggagaagcctCTGGATGGAGCTCATGGTCTGGAagtggcacagggagagaggctggaggCAGGGGCGAGGAATGTAGTGAAAACTCAGGGTCTAGGACTAAACCAGGGCCACGATGACGCTGTGCCAGCATTGGCCTCCCTGTTCTCTGAGGTGCCGTTACAAATCAACACCCTAAAGCTGGAAACGATGATGCAGGAGGATGTTCTCATTCCAGATGTGTGGCGGCTTTGTGCTCCGGGACAGGCAACCCCAAGGGAGCTTCAGGAGCAGGTTTCAGCACAGGGACATGAGGGGAGGCTTCACACGGTGGCCCCGCGGCCGGAGGGGGAGACAGAACCCGCGATGGAACcggagcacagagctgccagaccTGCCGAGCCTCCAAAGCAAGAGGTGTCACCAGCATCAACCCTGCACGTGACAGTGCCACCAGAAGATGCTGGGAGTGATCAGCTGGGGATGGTCCTCAGAGATAACTCACTGGGGCAAGGGCAGCTCTTAGGAGAACAGAGCAAAGACCTCAGTGTTGACCAACAAGAGGAGATGCAAGAGTTTGGTCAGAAAGTGAGCCAGGAAGGTGAGCCCAGCCTAGGGGCTGTGACTGCAGGTGGGGCAGGAGGCCCAAGGAGTTGTCCTAAAGCTCCCCTGGATCCAGACCACCTCTACAATGTGCTGTTCGTTGGGGACTCCCACGTGGGCAAAACATCGTTCCTGTACCGTTTGCACGCCGACACCTTCAACCCCCACCTCGCCGCCACAGTGG GACTGGATTATCAGATCAAAAACCTCGTTGTGGATAACAAGCGCTTTGCTCTCCGCCTGTGGGACTCAGCTGGTCAGGAAAG GTACCACAGCATGACCAAGCAGTTCTTCCGGAAGGCGGACGGGGTGGTGCTGATGTACGACATCACCTCCGAGTACTCCTTCTCCGACGTGCGCTACTGGCTCAGCTGCATCCAG gaagcagcagaggatgGAGTTGCTGTTCTGCTTCTCGGGAACAAAACCGACTGTGCTGCCCAGAGACAGGTCCCTACGAAGGAGGGTGAATGCCTGGCCAAG GAGCATCAGCTCATGTTTTACGAGTGCAGCGCTGCCTCAGGCCACAACGTCTTCGAGTCCATGGTCAGCTTCGTCAG gttgctcaaagctcgTGAAGATGAATTGAAAAATAAGGCAGAAGAAGTACCAAAGGCAccccagaagaaaaaaggctgctgctggtga
- the RAB44 gene encoding ras-related protein Rab-44 isoform X2: protein MSERRAATKGRRLGSSRRKQLREGSGEAPAPAPGPSEEPPWASEIVQRVQQFLSDRDTEQAGVITRSDVQKLQEEGFPCSREELELVFDGLDAAGTGRLGTEEFLAGLRQFLSSHKAAREHRRRKTASRRVRLVLPTPALEAGDSEERRHFAAFMEQLGTDNVSEEQEIWQLWVKLRQDEPQLLDNLEDFLAKMRHRIQEARSEKEALELTLNKRVAEHDKDVQQLCEVLEQQIQQEQLRLQQQSMARSHQHGEELRRVLDASEREVQRLVTAQMELERRCRSLHSSQQATSTENRQLEESNRALEHHLQHLHQQLQQTQDHLRTMRATVVWEHTGQPGDRVVAELPIEVPMSPQLSPGKSEKFRSEMRIRLGSQSDESKAKSTHKVVWEMLPAEINLSGAPGKASSAEEDPFPESLKEEAFSDQSSLLREMNDAIAALSKHLKAQAPGAPPALADAPCHPWDNIEPQTGPEAATAHETTPGVLQETLPGHSHHELLEGDLQEGPATAELRAPDVTQAGASTGAGHCMAQEPGAEQGENPEEAQKMLFLQGKGAGVEMVLNVAEHLGESTKAGEQVPMEVEGAGWLQEKTGGKKPQLLGEAEEVEISQRENLEAGLGPPEAGQEGVAVGQCLAVDELQPGRTLGQCVQAPSMALQQWADPASGLPEKLETELGEHLEPEPPSWSEAQVEAAHGDGVPEVAVAPGLAALDEERASLEVQPQGETADSEVLEVLPARAEHAGSSRAGSEEEEVEEAGPREAEQLQDVWRLCAPGQATPRELQEQVSAQGHEGRLHTVAPRPEGETEPAMEPEHRAARPAEPPKQEVSPASTLHVTVPPEDAGSDQLGMVLRDNSLGQGQLLGEQSKDLSVDQQEEMQEFGQKVSQEGEPSLGAVTAGGAGGPRSCPKAPLDPDHLYNVLFVGDSHVGKTSFLYRLHADTFNPHLAATVGLDYQIKNLVVDNKRFALRLWDSAGQERYHSMTKQFFRKADGVVLMYDITSEYSFSDVRYWLSCIQEAAEDGVAVLLLGNKTDCAAQRQVPTKEGECLAKEHQLMFYECSAASGHNVFESMVSFVRLLKAREDELKNKAEEVPKAPQKKKGCCW from the exons ATGTCCGAGCGCCGGGCAGCCACCAAGGGCCGGCGCTTGGGCTCCAGCCGGCGCAAGCAGCTGCGTGAGGGCTCTGGGGAggccccagcaccagcacctggCCCAAGTGAGGAGCCACCGTGGGCATCTGAAATCGTGCAGAGGGTGCAGCAATTCCTCAGTGACAGGGACACGGAGCAGGCAGGAGTCATCACCCGCTCGGATGTGCAG AAATTGCAGGAGGAAGGTTTCCCgtgcagcagggaggagctggagcttgTGTTCGATGGGCTGGATGCCGCTGGCACCGGGCGCTTGGGCACAGAGGAGTTCCTGGCCGGGCTCC GGCAGTTCCTGAGCTCCCACAAAGCTGCCAGGGAGCACCGGCGGCGGAAGACAGCGTCCCGGAGGGTCCGGCTGGTCCTCCCCACCCCGGCACTGGAAGCGGGGGACAGCGAGGAGCGCAGACACTTCGCTGCCTTTATGGAGCAGCTGGGCACTGACAACGTCTCTGAAGA acagGAGATCTGGCAGCTCTGGGTGAAGCTCCGGCAGGATGAGCCCCAGCTCCTGGACAACCTGGAGGACTTCCTGGCCAAGATGAGGCACCGCATCCAAGAAGCCAGGAGCGAGAAGGAGGCTTTGGAGCTGACTCTGAACAA GCGTGTGGCCGAGCACGACAAGGACGTGCAGCAGCTCTGCGAggtcctggagcagcagatccagcaggaacagctgcggctgcagcagcag AGCATGGCCCGGAGCCACCAGCACGGTGAGGAGCTGCGGCGAGTGCTGGATGCCAGCGAGAGGGAGGTGCAGCGCTTGGTCACGGCGCAGATGGAG ctggagcGGCGCTGCCGCAgcctccacagctcccagcaagCCACCAGCACGGAAAACcggcagctggaggagagcaaCCGGGCACTGGAGCAtcacctgcagcacctgcaccagcagctgcagcagaccCAGGACCACCTGAGGACAATGAGGGCTACAGTGGTTTGGGAGCACACAGGGCAGCCCGG GGACAGAGTGGTGGCAGAGTTACCCATCGAGGTGCCAATGTCCCCACAG CTGAGTCCTGGGAAGAGCGAGAAGTTCCGCTCCGAGATGCGGATCAGGCTGGGATCCCAGAGCGACGAAAGCAAAGCCAAGAGCACCCACAAAGT GGTTTGGGAAATGCTGCCAGCAGAAATAAACCTTTCAGGAGCCCCAGGGAAAGCAAGTTCTGCAGAAGAGGACCCCTTCCCAGAATCTCTGAAAGAGGAAGCTTTCTCTGACCAAAGCTCTTTGCTAAGAGAGATGAATGATGCAATAGCAGCTCTGAGCAAACATCTGAAGGCACAGGCACCGGGtgcaccccctgccctggcagacGCTCCCTGTCACCCCTGGGACAACATTGAGCCCCAAACGGggccagaggcagccacagcccatGAAACAACCCCTGGGGTCCTGCAGGAGACCCTCCCTGGCCACAGCCATCACGAGCTGCTTGAAGGAGACCTGCAAGAGGGACCAGCCACAGCTGAGCTTCGTGCTCCGGATGTGACACAGGCTGGTGCGTCCACAGGAGCCGGGCACTGCATGGCTCAGGAgccaggggcagagcagggagagaaccCAGAGGAGGCACAGAAGATGTTATTCCTGCAAGGAAAGGGTGCTGGTGTGGAGATGGTGCTAAATGTGGCTGAGCATCTGGGAGAGAGCAcgaaggcaggagagcaggtgCCGATGGAGGTGGAGGGAGCAGGGtggctgcaggaaaaaacaggtgggaaaaaaccacagctcctgggagaaGCTGAGGAAGTAGAGATAAGCCAAAGAGAAAATTTGGAGGCAGGTCTGGGGCCACCTGAGGCTGGGCAGGAAGGTGTGGCAGTGGGACAGTGCCTTGCCGTGGATGAGCTCCAGCCAGGCAGGACTCTGGGTCAATGTGTGCAGGCCCCAAGCATGGCGCTGCAGCAATGGGCTGACCCGGCATCAGGGCTCCCTGAGAAACTGGAAACTGAGCTGGGAGAGCACCTGGAGCCAGAGCCACCATCCTGGAGTGAGGCACAAGTGGAGGCAGCTCATGGGGATGGTGTCCCTGAGGTGGCAGTGGCTCCTGGCCTGGCAGCGCTGGATGAGGAGCGTGCCAGTCTGGAGGTGCAGCCCCAGGGAGAGACTGCGGATTCTGAAGTGCTGGAAGTGCTGCCAGCCCGAGCTGAGcatgcagggagcagcagagctgggagcgaggaagaggaggtggagGAAGCAGGgcccagggaggcagagcagctgcagg ATGTGTGGCGGCTTTGTGCTCCGGGACAGGCAACCCCAAGGGAGCTTCAGGAGCAGGTTTCAGCACAGGGACATGAGGGGAGGCTTCACACGGTGGCCCCGCGGCCGGAGGGGGAGACAGAACCCGCGATGGAACcggagcacagagctgccagaccTGCCGAGCCTCCAAAGCAAGAGGTGTCACCAGCATCAACCCTGCACGTGACAGTGCCACCAGAAGATGCTGGGAGTGATCAGCTGGGGATGGTCCTCAGAGATAACTCACTGGGGCAAGGGCAGCTCTTAGGAGAACAGAGCAAAGACCTCAGTGTTGACCAACAAGAGGAGATGCAAGAGTTTGGTCAGAAAGTGAGCCAGGAAGGTGAGCCCAGCCTAGGGGCTGTGACTGCAGGTGGGGCAGGAGGCCCAAGGAGTTGTCCTAAAGCTCCCCTGGATCCAGACCACCTCTACAATGTGCTGTTCGTTGGGGACTCCCACGTGGGCAAAACATCGTTCCTGTACCGTTTGCACGCCGACACCTTCAACCCCCACCTCGCCGCCACAGTGG GACTGGATTATCAGATCAAAAACCTCGTTGTGGATAACAAGCGCTTTGCTCTCCGCCTGTGGGACTCAGCTGGTCAGGAAAG GTACCACAGCATGACCAAGCAGTTCTTCCGGAAGGCGGACGGGGTGGTGCTGATGTACGACATCACCTCCGAGTACTCCTTCTCCGACGTGCGCTACTGGCTCAGCTGCATCCAG gaagcagcagaggatgGAGTTGCTGTTCTGCTTCTCGGGAACAAAACCGACTGTGCTGCCCAGAGACAGGTCCCTACGAAGGAGGGTGAATGCCTGGCCAAG GAGCATCAGCTCATGTTTTACGAGTGCAGCGCTGCCTCAGGCCACAACGTCTTCGAGTCCATGGTCAGCTTCGTCAG gttgctcaaagctcgTGAAGATGAATTGAAAAATAAGGCAGAAGAAGTACCAAAGGCAccccagaagaaaaaaggctgctgctggtga
- the RAB44 gene encoding ras-related protein Rab-44 isoform X3 translates to MSERRAATKGRRLGSSRRKQLREGSGEAPAPAPGPSEEPPWASEIVQRVQQFLSDRDTEQAGVITRSDVQKLQEEGFPCSREELELVFDGLDAAGTGRLGTEEFLAGLRQFLSSHKAAREHRRRKTASRRVRLVLPTPALEAGDSEERRHFAAFMEQLGTDNVSEEQEIWQLWVKLRQDEPQLLDNLEDFLAKMRHRIQEARSEKEALELTLNKRVAEHDKDVQQLCEVLEQQIQQEQLRLQQQSMARSHQHGEELRRVLDASEREVQRLVTAQMELERRCRSLHSSQQATSTENRQLEESNRALEHHLQHLHQQLQQTQDHLRTMRATVVWEHTGQPGDRVVAELPIEVPMSPQLSPGKSEKFRSEMRIRLGSQSDESKAKSTHKVVWEMLPAEINLSGAPGKASSAEEDPFPESLKEEAFSDQSSLLREMNDAIAALSKHLKAQAPGAPPALADAPCHPWDNIEPQTGPEAATAHETTPGVLQETLPGHSHHELLEGDLQEGPATAELRAPDVTQADVWRLCAPGQATPRELQEQVSAQGHEGRLHTVAPRPEGETEPAMEPEHRAARPAEPPKQEVSPASTLHVTVPPEDAGSDQLGMVLRDNSLGQGQLLGEQSKDLSVDQQEEMQEFGQKVSQEGEPSLGAVTAGGAGGPRSCPKAPLDPDHLYNVLFVGDSHVGKTSFLYRLHADTFNPHLAATVGLDYQIKNLVVDNKRFALRLWDSAGQERYHSMTKQFFRKADGVVLMYDITSEYSFSDVRYWLSCIQEAAEDGVAVLLLGNKTDCAAQRQVPTKEGECLAKEHQLMFYECSAASGHNVFESMVSFVRLLKAREDELKNKAEEVPKAPQKKKGCCW, encoded by the exons ATGTCCGAGCGCCGGGCAGCCACCAAGGGCCGGCGCTTGGGCTCCAGCCGGCGCAAGCAGCTGCGTGAGGGCTCTGGGGAggccccagcaccagcacctggCCCAAGTGAGGAGCCACCGTGGGCATCTGAAATCGTGCAGAGGGTGCAGCAATTCCTCAGTGACAGGGACACGGAGCAGGCAGGAGTCATCACCCGCTCGGATGTGCAG AAATTGCAGGAGGAAGGTTTCCCgtgcagcagggaggagctggagcttgTGTTCGATGGGCTGGATGCCGCTGGCACCGGGCGCTTGGGCACAGAGGAGTTCCTGGCCGGGCTCC GGCAGTTCCTGAGCTCCCACAAAGCTGCCAGGGAGCACCGGCGGCGGAAGACAGCGTCCCGGAGGGTCCGGCTGGTCCTCCCCACCCCGGCACTGGAAGCGGGGGACAGCGAGGAGCGCAGACACTTCGCTGCCTTTATGGAGCAGCTGGGCACTGACAACGTCTCTGAAGA acagGAGATCTGGCAGCTCTGGGTGAAGCTCCGGCAGGATGAGCCCCAGCTCCTGGACAACCTGGAGGACTTCCTGGCCAAGATGAGGCACCGCATCCAAGAAGCCAGGAGCGAGAAGGAGGCTTTGGAGCTGACTCTGAACAA GCGTGTGGCCGAGCACGACAAGGACGTGCAGCAGCTCTGCGAggtcctggagcagcagatccagcaggaacagctgcggctgcagcagcag AGCATGGCCCGGAGCCACCAGCACGGTGAGGAGCTGCGGCGAGTGCTGGATGCCAGCGAGAGGGAGGTGCAGCGCTTGGTCACGGCGCAGATGGAG ctggagcGGCGCTGCCGCAgcctccacagctcccagcaagCCACCAGCACGGAAAACcggcagctggaggagagcaaCCGGGCACTGGAGCAtcacctgcagcacctgcaccagcagctgcagcagaccCAGGACCACCTGAGGACAATGAGGGCTACAGTGGTTTGGGAGCACACAGGGCAGCCCGG GGACAGAGTGGTGGCAGAGTTACCCATCGAGGTGCCAATGTCCCCACAG CTGAGTCCTGGGAAGAGCGAGAAGTTCCGCTCCGAGATGCGGATCAGGCTGGGATCCCAGAGCGACGAAAGCAAAGCCAAGAGCACCCACAAAGT GGTTTGGGAAATGCTGCCAGCAGAAATAAACCTTTCAGGAGCCCCAGGGAAAGCAAGTTCTGCAGAAGAGGACCCCTTCCCAGAATCTCTGAAAGAGGAAGCTTTCTCTGACCAAAGCTCTTTGCTAAGAGAGATGAATGATGCAATAGCAGCTCTGAGCAAACATCTGAAGGCACAGGCACCGGGtgcaccccctgccctggcagacGCTCCCTGTCACCCCTGGGACAACATTGAGCCCCAAACGGggccagaggcagccacagcccatGAAACAACCCCTGGGGTCCTGCAGGAGACCCTCCCTGGCCACAGCCATCACGAGCTGCTTGAAGGAGACCTGCAAGAGGGACCAGCCACAGCTGAGCTTCGTGCTCCGGATGTGACACAGGCTG ATGTGTGGCGGCTTTGTGCTCCGGGACAGGCAACCCCAAGGGAGCTTCAGGAGCAGGTTTCAGCACAGGGACATGAGGGGAGGCTTCACACGGTGGCCCCGCGGCCGGAGGGGGAGACAGAACCCGCGATGGAACcggagcacagagctgccagaccTGCCGAGCCTCCAAAGCAAGAGGTGTCACCAGCATCAACCCTGCACGTGACAGTGCCACCAGAAGATGCTGGGAGTGATCAGCTGGGGATGGTCCTCAGAGATAACTCACTGGGGCAAGGGCAGCTCTTAGGAGAACAGAGCAAAGACCTCAGTGTTGACCAACAAGAGGAGATGCAAGAGTTTGGTCAGAAAGTGAGCCAGGAAGGTGAGCCCAGCCTAGGGGCTGTGACTGCAGGTGGGGCAGGAGGCCCAAGGAGTTGTCCTAAAGCTCCCCTGGATCCAGACCACCTCTACAATGTGCTGTTCGTTGGGGACTCCCACGTGGGCAAAACATCGTTCCTGTACCGTTTGCACGCCGACACCTTCAACCCCCACCTCGCCGCCACAGTGG GACTGGATTATCAGATCAAAAACCTCGTTGTGGATAACAAGCGCTTTGCTCTCCGCCTGTGGGACTCAGCTGGTCAGGAAAG GTACCACAGCATGACCAAGCAGTTCTTCCGGAAGGCGGACGGGGTGGTGCTGATGTACGACATCACCTCCGAGTACTCCTTCTCCGACGTGCGCTACTGGCTCAGCTGCATCCAG gaagcagcagaggatgGAGTTGCTGTTCTGCTTCTCGGGAACAAAACCGACTGTGCTGCCCAGAGACAGGTCCCTACGAAGGAGGGTGAATGCCTGGCCAAG GAGCATCAGCTCATGTTTTACGAGTGCAGCGCTGCCTCAGGCCACAACGTCTTCGAGTCCATGGTCAGCTTCGTCAG gttgctcaaagctcgTGAAGATGAATTGAAAAATAAGGCAGAAGAAGTACCAAAGGCAccccagaagaaaaaaggctgctgctggtga
- the CDKN1A gene encoding cyclin-dependent kinase inhibitor 1 — MPLSQSRAGQTPCSSKACRNLFGPVDHDQLQHDFEDKIRQQLEEAQQRWNFNFETETPLEGPFKWERILVAEQPPQEVHSLVRAVISSDSRSSLAHRVPPKDRVGRICPEESQQSSQVYKAGSPQSLKRGQTTIKDFYSAKRRIVPARPRP, encoded by the exons ATGCCGCTgtcccagagcagggctgggcagacCCCATGCAGCAGCAAGGCCTGCAGGAACCTCTTTGGCCCCGTGGACCACGACCAGCTCCAGCATGACTTTGAGGACAAGATAAGACAACAGCTGGAAGAAGCTCAGCAGCGCTGGAACTTCAACTTTGAGACAGAGACTCCCTTGGAAGGGCCGTTCAAGTGGGAGAGGATCCTCGTGGCTGAGCAGCCGCCCCAGGAGGTTCACAGCCTGGTCAGGGCTGTCatcagcagtgacagcaggagcTCCTTGGCCCACAGGGTCCCCCCCAAGGACCGTGTTGGCAGGATTTGCCCCGAGGAGTCTCAGCAGAGCTCGCAGGTTTACAAGGCTGGTTCCCCACAGAGCCTGAAGCGTGGGCAGACCACGATCAAAG aCTTCTACAGTGCCAAGCGGAGGATCgtccctgcccggccccggccgtGA